A single window of Microtus ochrogaster isolate Prairie Vole_2 unplaced genomic scaffold, MicOch1.0 UNK10, whole genome shotgun sequence DNA harbors:
- the Rsad2 gene encoding radical S-adenosyl methionine domain-containing protein 2 yields MGMLVPTALAAGLLSLFQQQLDSLWSGLAILFCWFRLALKWLGSGRGQPQPQVRTMPEETPEEPNDSQPTVPVSVNYHFTRQCNYKCGFCFHTAKTSFVLPLEEAKRGLLLLKQAGMEKINFSGGEPFLQDRGEYVGKLVRFCKEELALPSVSIVSNGSLIREKWFRDYGNLDNVGVVFTQEIHFHIGSDSVTECWSLKHMRFLNCTGGRKDPSKSILDVGVEEAIKFSGFDEKMFLKRGGKYVWSKADLKLDW; encoded by the exons ATGGGGATGCTCGTGCCCACTGCTCTCGCTGCAGGGCTGCTGAGCCTGTTCCAGCAGCAGCTGGACTCCCTCTGGAGTGGACTGGCCATCCTGTTCTGCTGGTTTAGACTAGCACTGAAATGGCTAGGTTCTGGAAGGGGACAACCACAGCCACAGGTCCGGACCATGCCCGAGGAGACCCCGGAAGAACCAAACGATTCTCAGCCTACAGTCCCCGTTAGCGTCAACTACCACTTCACCCGTCAGTGCAATTACAAGTGCGGGTTCTGCTTCCACACAGCCAAGACATCCTTCGTGCTGCCCCTGGAGGAGGCCAAGCGAGGGCTGCTTCTGCTCAAACAGGCTG GTATGGAGAAGATCAACTTTTCAGGAGGAGAACCCTTTCTGCAGGACAGGGGTGAATACGTGGGTAAGCTCGTGAGATTCTGCAAGgaggagctggccctgccctctgTGAGCATCGTGAGCAATGGCAGCCTCATCCGCGAGAAGTGGTTCAGGGACTATG GGAACCTCGACAATGTTGGGGTTGTCTTCACACAGGAGATTCACTTCCATATTGGATCAGATAGTGTCACAGAGTGCTGGTCACTCAAGCAT ATGCGCTTCCTGAACTGTACTGGTGGCCGGAAGGACCCTTCCAAGTCCATCCTAGATGTCGGGGTGGAAGAAGCAATAAAATTCAGTGGATTTGATGAGAAGATGTTCCTGAAGCGGGGAGGCAAGTATGTATGGAGCAAGGCTGACCTGAAGCTGGACTGGTGA